The Trichoplusia ni isolate ovarian cell line Hi5 chromosome 17, tn1, whole genome shotgun sequence genome includes a region encoding these proteins:
- the LOC113502300 gene encoding protein vestigial produces the protein MAVSCPEVMYGAYYPYLYGRGAARSFHHAPHFQYDRFNVQGNAGSEAYSGGGGGGGAAALSSGSASSGAQSPGSPPHAHLAHHAPRLRAKEEDLSAHGRASADGGGSSESEGECSGAGAARARAQYVSANCVVFTHYSGDVAAVVDEHFARALSLDKPKESVPMVSRNLPASFFNAALGGSGGAGVAGGACGVELYEYDPWHQHYGGYGHAAHRHAAEYHAAAAHHNMAAAAGYGGLLLGRGSLHAQYKPVDWPAQHHAPHHLDPAACSPYSYPAVPGLEAQVQDTSKDLYWF, from the exons ATGGCGGTGAGCTGCCCCGAGGTGATGTACGGCGCCTACTACCCCTACCTGTACGGGCGCGGGGCCGCGCGCTCCTTCCACCACGCGCCGCACTTCCAGTACGATCGG TTTAACGTGCAGGGCAATGCAGGCAGCGAGGCAtacagcggcggcggcggcggcggcggcgcggcggcgctcAGCTCGGGCTCGGCGTCGTCGGGCGCGCAGTCGCCGGGCAGCCCGCCGCACGCGCACCTGGCGCACCACGCGCCGCGCCTGCGCGCCAAGGAGGAGGATCTGTCTGCGCACGGCCGCGCCAGCGCTGACGGCGGCGGCTCCTCGGAGTCGGAGGGCGAGtgcagcggcgcgggcgcggccagGGCGCGCGCGCAGTACGTCAGCGCGAACTGCGTGGTGTTCACGCACTACTCGGGCGACGTGGCCGCCGTCGTGGACGAGCACTTCGCAAGAGCACTCTCGCTCGACAAACCTAAGG AGAGCGTGCCGATGGTGTCGCGCAACCTGCCGGCGTCGTTCTTCAACGCGGCGCTGGGCGggtcgggcggcgcgggcgtggcgggcggcgcgtgcggcgtGGAGCTGTACGAGTACGACCCGTGGCACCAGCACTACGGCGGCTACGGACACGCCGCGCACCGCCACGCCGCCGAGTACCACGCGGCCGCCGCGCACCACAAcatggcggcggcggccggctACGGCGGCCTGCTGCTGGGCCGCGGCTCGCTGCACGCGCAGTACAAGCCCGTGGACTGGCCGGCGCAGCACCACGCGCCGCACCACCTCGACCCCGCCGCCTGCTCGCCCTACTCCTACCCCGCCGTGCCCG GTCTGGAGGCGCAGGTGCAGGACACGTCCAAGGACCTGTACTGGTTCTGA